A genomic region of Bradyrhizobium sp. CCGB12 contains the following coding sequences:
- a CDS encoding NAD(P)/FAD-dependent oxidoreductase gives MFLDCLIVGGGPGGLMAAIYLARFRRSVCVIDAGASRAALIPRSHNLPGFAGGLPGTELLARMSAQLSELEVPVINAEVSALDKTQHGFRATWTGGAADAATAVLACGLVDIRPSCEEWQLAVGEGLLRYCPICDAYEAIGRRIAVVGPLEHAAPKALFLRGFSRDLTVLATRMDSEDQKSAITEAAIQLVDTPEVRFRRAGHKLEAICAGATLQFDIVYPAMGADVRSQLALSLGVAHTAEGYLKVDDHQRTSVAGLYGVGDIVTDLHQISVAIGHAAVAACTIHNSLPPRLA, from the coding sequence ATGTTCCTCGATTGCTTGATCGTCGGCGGCGGGCCTGGCGGGTTAATGGCAGCGATCTACCTGGCGCGCTTCCGCCGCAGCGTTTGTGTGATTGATGCTGGAGCAAGCCGCGCCGCGCTAATCCCCCGCAGCCACAATCTACCCGGTTTTGCTGGCGGCTTACCCGGAACGGAGCTTCTGGCGCGGATGTCCGCGCAACTCTCGGAACTCGAGGTGCCTGTGATCAATGCGGAGGTCTCGGCTCTCGACAAAACGCAGCATGGATTTCGTGCGACCTGGACCGGCGGAGCTGCCGATGCCGCGACCGCCGTTCTCGCTTGCGGCTTGGTCGACATCCGCCCCTCATGCGAAGAGTGGCAACTTGCCGTCGGTGAGGGGCTCTTGCGATATTGCCCGATTTGTGACGCCTACGAAGCGATAGGGCGTCGTATCGCCGTCGTGGGGCCGCTGGAGCATGCTGCGCCCAAGGCGCTGTTTCTGCGAGGGTTCTCCCGGGACTTAACCGTGCTTGCGACGCGCATGGATAGCGAGGACCAGAAGTCTGCAATCACCGAGGCTGCTATTCAGCTTGTGGACACGCCGGAGGTGAGATTCCGGCGTGCCGGTCACAAGCTGGAGGCCATTTGCGCCGGGGCGACACTACAGTTCGATATTGTATACCCGGCCATGGGCGCCGACGTGCGGTCTCAGCTCGCACTATCACTTGGCGTCGCGCACACAGCTGAAGGCTATCTCAAGGTGGACGATCATCAACGGACTTCGGTCGCTGGTCTCTATGGTGTCGGGGACATCGTGACCGATCTACATCAGATCTCTGTGGCCATTGGGCACGCCGCCGTCGCCGCCTGTACCATTCATAACAGCCTCCCTCCACGTCTGGCGTAG
- a CDS encoding NRAMP family divalent metal transporter, giving the protein MRQGARAKEPPPSRSIGGSNRRAFARALGLGLVTGAADDDCSAIGTYAGAGAQFGTSLLWTAPITFPMMFAVVYLSSKLGQVSGKGLFHVIRENYPRWVLWPLGGMAAALGLFIPLPAPIVVVAVAAVMVALQVWGSYELIRNIFRWLALVLFAYVGSTLLAKPDPWEVLRGTFVPTIQFSREFLSILVAIIGTSLSAYLYTWQSNVEVEEKIAQGRVKVAERQGSSEADLQKSRKDIVIGMLFSNIIMYFIILSTGATLFKAGQTNIESAAQAADALRPLAGDAAGILFALGIIAVGFLAIPVMTTGAAYDLCQVMGWKSSLHAKPKEAPTFYLVIAGFTVVAVCLNFLGLNPMRALIYSGIVQGFSTPPLLLFILLMTNNRRIMGDKVNSRPLNILSSATVIAIFAASIGLIITWFI; this is encoded by the coding sequence ATGCGGCAAGGAGCGCGGGCTAAAGAGCCGCCACCCTCTCGGTCAATCGGCGGTTCAAATCGACGCGCCTTTGCTCGTGCACTCGGCCTTGGGTTGGTGACGGGCGCAGCAGACGACGACTGTTCTGCGATAGGAACTTACGCGGGCGCGGGTGCTCAATTCGGCACGTCGCTCCTATGGACCGCGCCCATCACTTTCCCCATGATGTTCGCGGTTGTGTACCTGTCTTCCAAGCTCGGACAGGTGAGCGGGAAAGGTCTGTTTCACGTTATTCGGGAGAATTATCCGCGCTGGGTCTTGTGGCCTCTCGGCGGAATGGCAGCAGCTCTCGGGCTCTTCATTCCGCTTCCAGCGCCCATTGTTGTTGTCGCCGTTGCCGCCGTTATGGTGGCGCTGCAGGTGTGGGGCTCCTACGAGCTGATCCGAAACATCTTCCGATGGCTTGCGCTCGTTCTATTCGCCTATGTAGGCTCAACACTGCTTGCGAAACCCGATCCTTGGGAGGTTCTGCGCGGCACGTTCGTGCCGACAATCCAGTTCTCCCGAGAGTTCCTGTCTATCCTCGTCGCCATCATCGGCACTAGCCTGTCGGCTTATCTTTACACCTGGCAATCCAACGTAGAAGTCGAAGAGAAGATTGCGCAGGGACGGGTCAAAGTAGCCGAGCGCCAGGGCTCCAGTGAGGCTGACCTGCAAAAATCCCGAAAAGATATCGTAATCGGAATGCTGTTTTCCAACATCATCATGTACTTCATCATTCTATCTACCGGAGCAACGTTGTTCAAAGCGGGCCAGACCAACATCGAGTCCGCAGCGCAAGCTGCCGATGCCTTGCGTCCGCTGGCAGGCGATGCTGCAGGCATCCTGTTTGCACTCGGCATCATCGCGGTCGGCTTCCTGGCAATTCCAGTAATGACAACCGGCGCCGCCTACGACCTTTGCCAAGTCATGGGCTGGAAGAGCAGCCTCCATGCGAAGCCCAAGGAGGCGCCAACGTTCTATCTGGTCATTGCCGGCTTCACCGTCGTTGCCGTCTGTTTGAATTTTCTTGGACTGAACCCGATGCGAGCCCTGATCTATTCCGGCATCGTTCAGGGATTTTCGACGCCGCCGCTGCTTCTGTTCATCCTGCTGATGACCAACAACCGCCGCATCATGGGCGACAAGGTCAACAGCCGGCCGCTCAACATCCTTTCGAGCGCGACGGTGATCGCAATCTTTGCCGCGAGCATCGGCTTAATTATCACGTGGTTCATATGA